ACTGCACAAAAATTTGCAGCGCTGCGATCGCAACTTGCCAAACATAAATTAGATGCCTATTTTGTCCCTTCCGCCGATGAGCATCTTAATGAGTACTTGCCTGAAGCCAAGCAACGCCGTCAATGGATTAGTGGATTTACTGGCTCCGCAGGTGATTTTTTAATTAGCACTGACAAAGCATGGGTATTTGTAGATTCGCGCTATTATGAGCAAGCGGATATGCAAGTGGATGAGAACCTCCAAAAGGTCTGCAAAGTCGGATTAGAAGATCATCAAACTGTGGAAGAAGTTCTCGAAGATCTTGGGCAAAAAGCCTCAGCGCAGTTGCAAACCTTGCGATTAGGTATCGATCCCTTCACGATAACCGTTGCTCAATATCGCCGCTTTTATGCCCAATTAAGCGCCAGTGGCGTAGAGATTGTGCCTGTCCTTGAGAATCTTGTGGATATTGTGCGATCGCAAAGTCCTTGGGCTGAAAGCGAACCTATACCAACCTTTGGAGATCAACCTGTAATTACGCTCCCTGATGCGATTACTGGCGAGAGTGTAGCGAAGAAATTGGAGCGTGTTCGTGAAGCGATGGGTAAAAAGAAAGCTGCGATTTTGCCTGTGACTAAGCTCGATCAGATTGCATGGCTCTATAACTTGCGCGGTCGAGATGTGGAGTGCAATCCTGTCTTCATCAGCTATGCGATCGTCACGAAAACAGATGCATATCTCTTCACCAATACATCGCGCATTGATGAAACTGTGCGCCAAGCTCTGGCTGGACAGGTGCAAATCCTTGAGTATGAGCAGTATATTCCCACCTTGCGATCGCTGGTGGTTGACCATAAAAATGTGCTAGTGGCGATCGCTCAAATCACCTATGGAACTTATCTACAACTCAAGGAATCTAAAGCGAAAACCATTGATGCTGAGCATCCTGTCGAGACTTTCAAGGCGCACAAAAATGCTGTAGAGATCGCGCAAATGCAGCAAGCCAACCTCAAAGCTAGCCTCGCCAAGACTCTCACTCTCAAATGGATAGAAGAACAAATCGATGCTGGTAATAGCGTCAGCGAACGTGATGTTGCTAATAAAATCGAAGGTTTATATAAGCAACAGGAAGGCTTCTACGATCTCAGTTTTCCGACGATCTCAGGTGCTGGTGCGAATGGCTCGATCGTTCATTACAGCAACCCTAATCCTGCTTGCAAGCTGCTTAATGGTGAATTACTACTGTTAGATTCTGGTTCGCAGTTTTATGGTGGTACTACCGATGACACGCGATCGATTAGCATTGGTACGCCGACAGATGAACAACGCGATCGCTATACCGAGGTTCTCAAATCCCATATCAATTGCGCGATGCAGAAATTCCCTAAAGGGACTACTGGCAGCCAAATTGATGGAATCGCTCGTTCTTCGATGTGGCAAAGTGGGCTAGATTTTGGACATGGCACTGGGCATGGTGTGGGTGTATTCCTGAATGTCCATGAGGGACCCAATGGCATCAGTAAACGTGTCAATCAATCTCTCGATCTTGGCACGATCAACAGCATCGAACCGGGGTATTACAAACCAAAATGGGGTGGTATTCGCTTGGAGAATCTCTATTTTGTGAAAGAAGTTAAAAAACAGGAGTCAGAGAGTTCTCAAGAGGCAGATCCCAATGCGATACCTTGGTACGAGTTTGAATCTTTGACCTATATTCCCTTTGATAAGAAGCTAATCGATCGCCAAAAGCTCAATCCTCAACAAGTCGCATGGCTAGAAAGTTACTA
This genomic stretch from Pseudanabaena galeata CCNP1313 harbors:
- a CDS encoding aminopeptidase P family N-terminal domain-containing protein — protein: MVLLPTLPAESSSPSLDLPSESKGTAQKFAALRSQLAKHKLDAYFVPSADEHLNEYLPEAKQRRQWISGFTGSAGDFLISTDKAWVFVDSRYYEQADMQVDENLQKVCKVGLEDHQTVEEVLEDLGQKASAQLQTLRLGIDPFTITVAQYRRFYAQLSASGVEIVPVLENLVDIVRSQSPWAESEPIPTFGDQPVITLPDAITGESVAKKLERVREAMGKKKAAILPVTKLDQIAWLYNLRGRDVECNPVFISYAIVTKTDAYLFTNTSRIDETVRQALAGQVQILEYEQYIPTLRSLVVDHKNVLVAIAQITYGTYLQLKESKAKTIDAEHPVETFKAHKNAVEIAQMQQANLKASLAKTLTLKWIEEQIDAGNSVSERDVANKIEGLYKQQEGFYDLSFPTISGAGANGSIVHYSNPNPACKLLNGELLLLDSGSQFYGGTTDDTRSISIGTPTDEQRDRYTEVLKSHINCAMQKFPKGTTGSQIDGIARSSMWQSGLDFGHGTGHGVGVFLNVHEGPNGISKRVNQSLDLGTINSIEPGYYKPKWGGIRLENLYFVKEVKKQESESSQEADPNAIPWYEFESLTYIPFDKKLIDRQKLNPQQVAWLESYYAAVVEKLSPMLSEAETVWLKQACSF